Proteins from a single region of Hordeum vulgare subsp. vulgare chromosome 6H, MorexV3_pseudomolecules_assembly, whole genome shotgun sequence:
- the LOC123401264 gene encoding uncharacterized protein LOC123401264 has translation MMQRRFVSRMNAKAAAVLLLVLLVSHASSAECREVRGSGGRRLDFEIRSRGGAGKVSLDVCPPSFCGGGSQGDNCWCCELLGSCSYGSLQDCLANCPSSP, from the exons ATGATGCAGCGAAGGTTCGTCAGCCGGATGAACGCAAAGGCAGCAGCGGTTCTGCTCCTTGTCCTGCTCGTATCCCACGCGTCATCCGCAGAAT GCCGTGAGGTGCGGGGATCAGGCGGCCGTCGTCTGGATTTCGAGATCCGAAGCCGCGGCGGCGCCGGCAAGGTCAGCCTTGACGTGTGTCCGCCAAGCTTTTGCGGAGGTGGTTCTCAAGGCGATAACTGCTGGTGCTGTGAACTACTGGGGTCTTGCAGCTATGGGTCGCTGCAGGATTGCCTGGCCAACTGCCCCTCATCCCCATAG